The following coding sequences lie in one Rutidosis leptorrhynchoides isolate AG116_Rl617_1_P2 chromosome 4, CSIRO_AGI_Rlap_v1, whole genome shotgun sequence genomic window:
- the LOC139845212 gene encoding serine/threonine-protein kinase SAPK7-like, with translation MEKYELVKDIGSGNFGVARLMRNKVTKELVAMKYIERGHKIDANVAREIINHRSLRHPNIIRFKEVVLTPTHLAIVMEYAAGGELFERICNAGRFSEDEARYFFQQLVSGVHYCHFMQICHRDLKLENTLLDGSPAPRLKICDFGYSKSSLLHSRPKSTVGTPAYIAPEVLSRREYDGKTADVWSCGVTLYVMLVGAYPFEDQEDPKNFRKTIQRIMSVQYKIPDYVHISEDCRQLLSRIFVANSARRITLKEIKSHPWFLKNLPRELTEAAQAAYYKKENPTFSAQSVEEINKIVDEAKIPPPVPRTVSGYGWGDDDEDDENDDDDDVEKEAEGEAGDEDEYDKRVKEAHESGEVGPI, from the exons atggAGAAATACGAACTTGTGAAGGATATAGGATCTGGTAATTTTGGTGTTGCTAGATTGATGAGAAACAAAGTTACTAAAGAACTTGTTGCTATGAAATATATTGAAAGAGGGCATAAG ATTGATGCGAATGTTGCTAGAGAAATTATTAATCACAGATCACTTCGACATCCGAATATAATTCGGTTTAAAGAG GTGGTACTCACTCCAACCCACCTTGCTATTGTGATGGAGTATGCTGCAGGAGGTGAGCTTTTTGAGAGGATCTGTAATGCTGGAAGATTTAGTGAAGATGAG GCTAGGTACTTCTTTCAACAGCTTGTATCAGGAGTTCACTactgccattttatg CAAATTTGTCATCGAGATTTGAAGCTCGAGAACACTCTTTTAGATGGGAGCCCTGCACCACGGCTGAAAATTTGTGATTTTGGCTACTCGAAG TCATCTCTGTTGCATTCAAGACCTAAATCCACAGTTGGCACCCCTGCATATATTGCTCCCGAAGTTCTTTCTCGTAGAGAATATGATGGCAAG ACGGCGGACGTGTGGTCTTGTGGAGTGACGCTTTACGTGATGCTTGTGGGAGCATATCCTTTTGAAGACCAAGAAGATCCCAAAAACTTTAGGAAGACAATTCAA CGAATAATGTCTGTTCAATACAAAATCCCGGATTATGTTCATATATCTGAAGACTGTAGACAGCTTCTTTCTCGGATATTTGTTGCCAATTCAGCCAGG AGAATCACTCTAAAGGAAATAAAGAGCCATCCATGGTTCCTGAAGAACTTGCCTCGAGAACTAACCGAAGCAGCACAGGCTGCGTATTACAAAAAGGAGAACCCGACATTTTCGGCACAAAGTGTAGAGGAAATCAATAAGATTGTGGATGAAGCAAAGATACCACCACCTGTTCCGCGTACGGTTAGTGGGTACGGGTGGggagatgatgatgaggatgacgaaaatgatgatgatgatgatgttgaaaaaGAGGCTGAGGGTGAAGCAGGAGACGAAGATGAATATGATAAGAGAGTTAAAGAAGCTCATGAAAGTGGAGAAGTTGGTCCTATCTAA
- the LOC139845213 gene encoding ATP-dependent DNA helicase Q-like 4A isoform X1 → MSTSSCDGVSSGSDKQMRNNWCQHAKSHDQLSRRDEILKSNFLFSLSPQKHCANETMAATARSLSRKVQNVTKAHDLQVETAWQALSNLRVSSRSYIKPGKRQPVANDCDSSSFEEVKRAAQQCSSDAFNKSELNCSKQNSNYINKDPGVNGIMTPRVSISKFPPFTPAASNNSSITACEGLGLPAELCVECSHGCKLGVCPEAASHLQIMKDMLISISNDLIDNVDEMNTDQIENLRQNRLQLNKQIKQLEQYLRSTLRDEEGCKSCFSAYTAIKDFEYGTPSLYSSKIDPVRLDDRFYMKNKTDGQNKWDTSSFSCSSVGNFVDLSTPMEREPYVRKYVEVNYIEGSDDKKWNSRDFPWTKKLETNNKKVFGNHSFRPNQREVINATMSGNDVFVLMPTGGGKSLTYQLPAYISQGVTLVISPLVSLIQDQIMHLLLANIPAAYLSANMEWNEQQEILRKLCSGQCSFKLLYVTPEKVAKSDALLRQLENLYARELLDRIVIDEAHCVSQWGHDFRPDYQSLGILKQKFPKIPVLALTATATASVKEDVVQALGLVDCTIFRQSFNRPNLRFSVIPKTKKCMEDIDKFIKDNHFDECGIIYCLSRKDCEKVAEKLQEFGHKAAFYHGSMDPDERAKVQKMWSKDEINIICATVAFGMGINKPDVRFVIHHSLPKSIEGYHQECGRAGRDGQHASCVLYYSYSDYIRVKHMLSHGSVEQSSFVPGRLLETNTANLLRMVSYCENDVDCRRYLQLVHFGEKFDPVRCSKTCDNCLSTHTLVDKDVTEIAKHLVELVKSAEQKFSASHILEVYRGSMSQTVKKYEHNSLSLHGAGKSLAKGEASRVLRHLVVEEILLEEIKRSDFYGSVSSILKVNEMKADDLLANRQTIVLRFPSAIKASTSYRNGTTPAKVSLTSSKKCPPQVDTPVQTQPEVDLNLYTKLYSALRMLRVQLVKEAGEGVMAYHIFGNATLEHISKRIPRTKEELLEVNGIGKAKISKYGDRILETIETTLNEYYNYNVNEHIIYYSDDESTNYPIRTSDVNSRSFENPMDVFEFAVSDDSSKNWVSKVKNTTTAHDAVHYLNDDDDDDDDDDLDLNDDQ, encoded by the exons ATGAG TACAAGTAGCTGTGATGGAGTTTCAAGTGGCAGTGACAAGCAAATGAGAAATAATTGGTGTCAACATGCCAAATCACATGATCAGCTTTCAAGGCGCGATGAAATATTAAAATCTAACTTTCTTTTTTCCTTGTCACCACAAAAACATTGTGCTAACGAAACAATGGCAGCAACTGCAAG ATCATTGTCTCGTAAAGTGCAGAACGTTACTAAGGCACACGACCTACAAGTTGAAACG GCTTGGCAAGCTCTTTCCAACCTTAGGGTGTCTTCTAGAAGTTATATAAAACCTGGTAAAAGGCAGCCTGTAGCAAATGATTGTGATTCAAGCTCCTTTGAAGAAGTTAAAAGAGCTGCTCAACAATGCTCCTCTGATGCATTTAACAAATCAGAacttaattgctcaaaacaaaattccaaTTATATAAATAAG GATCCTGGTGTGAATGGAATAATGACTCCACGTGTATCAATTTCAAAGTTTCCTCCCTTCACCCCTGCagcaagtaataatagtagtattacagCGTGTGAGGGGTTAGGTTTACCTGCAGAACTATGTGTCGAATGTAGCCATGGTTGTAAG TTAGGAGTTTGCCCGGAAGCTGCAAGCCATTTGCAAATCATGAAGGATATGCTCATTTCCATATCAAATGATCTCATTGACAATGTTGATGAAATGAACACTGATCAAATAGAAAATCTTCGTCAAAATAG GCTGCAGTTGAATAAGCAAATTAAACAGCTTGAACAATATCTTCGTTCTACTTTAAGAGATGAGGAAGGATGCAAATCATGCTTTTCTGCATATACAGCCATTAAAGATTTTGAGTATGGAACTCCTTCATTATATTCCTCCAAGATTGATCCTGTTAGACTTGATGATCGATTTTACATGAAAAACAAGACAGATGGCCAAAATAAATGGGACACATCATCATTTTCATGTTCCTCAGTGGGTAACTTTGTAGATCTTTCAACGCCTATGGAGAGGGAACCGTATGTTCGAAAGTACGTCGAAGTTAATTATATTGAAGGTTCAGATGACAAGAAGTGGAACAGCAGAGATTTTCCATGGACTAAAAAGCTGGAG ACTAATAACAAGAAAGTGTTTGGGAATCATTCTTTTCGTCCCAACCAAAGGGAGGTGATTAACGCTACAATGagtggaaatgatgtttttgtctTGATGCCAACTGGGGGTGGTAAGAGCCTCACATATCAG CTACCTGCCTATATTAGTCAAGGTGTGACATTAGTAATCTCACCCCTTGTTTCTCTTATTCAAGATCAAATAATGCATTTATTGCTG GCAAATATACCTGCTGCTTACCTAAGTGCGAATATGGAGTGGAATGAGCAACAAGAGATTCTTAGAAAACTTTGTTCAGGGCAATGTAGTTTCAAGCTGTTATACGTGACCCCAGAAAAAGTAGCAAA AAGTGATGCTTTGTTGCGTCAATTGGAAAACTTGTATGCGCGAGAGTTGCTAGATAGAATTGTCATTGATGAAGCACATTGTGTAAGCCAATGGGGACATGATTTCAGGCCAGATTATCAG AGTCTTGGTATACTTAAGCAGAAGTTTCCAAAAATTCCTGTGTTAGCATTAACTGCTACTGCCACAGCAAGTGTTAAAGAAGATGTTGTGCAGGCTCTTGGCCTTGTTGACTGTACTATTTTCCGCCAAAGTTTTAACCGCCCAAATTTAAG GTTTTCAGTTATCCCCAAGACAAAAAAATGTATGGAGGACATTGACAAGTTCATTAAAGATAATCACTTTGATGAATGTGGAATTATTTATTGTCTTTCAAGGAAGGATTGTGAAAAAGTTGCTGAAAAGCTTCAG GAATTTGGGCATAAAGCTGCATTTTACCATGGTAGTATGGACCCAGATGAACGTGCAAAGGTTCAAAAGATGTGGAGTAAAGATGAGATTAACATAATATGTGCCACTGTGGCATTTGGGATGG GCATTAATAAACCGGATGTTCGTTTTGTCATTCATCATTCTCTTCCTAAATCCATTGAGGGGTACCACCAG GAATGTGGCCGTGCGGGTAGAGACGGGCAACATGCTTCTTGTGTGTTGTATTATAGTTATAGTGATTAT ATTCGGGTCAAACATATGCTTAGTCATGGATCCGTGGAGCAAAGCTCTTTTGTACCTGGAAGGTTACTGGAAACTAATACTGCAAACCTTTTGCGCATG GTCAGTTACTGTGAGAATGATGTTGACTGTCGGCGTTATCTACAACTGGTTCATTTTGGAGAGAAGTTTGATCCTGTCAGATGCAGTAAAACATGTGACAATTGTTTAAGTACACATACCCTTGTAGATAAGGATGTTACCGAGATAGCAAAGCATTTG GTTGAATTAGTGAAATCAGCCGAACAGAAATTCTCAGCGTCTCATATCTTGGAAGTCTACAGGGGTTCAATGAGCCAAACT GTGAAGAAATATGAACACAATAGCTTAAGTTTGCATGGAGCTGGAAAAAGTTTAGCCAAGGGAGAAGCATCACGTGTACTACGCCATCTTGTTGTCGAGGAGATCCTCCTAGAAGAAATCAAGAGAAGTGATTTCTATGGATCTGTATCATCTATACTGAAG GTAAATGAAATGAAGGCCGACGATTTACTTGCAAATCGGCAGACAATTGTTTTAAG GTTTCCTTCTGCCATTAAAGCATCTACATCTTATAGAAATGGTACTACCCCAGCTAAGGTATCGTTAACATCATCAAAGAAATGTCCTCCCCAAGTCGATACTCCCGTGCAAACTCAACCGGAAGTTGACTTG AATCTGTATACCAAATTATACTCAGCTTTGCGGATGCTTAGGGTACAACTTGTTAAGGAAGCAGGTGAAGGGGTCATGGCATACCACATCTTTGG GAATGCCACACTGGAACATATCAGCAAAAGGATCCCCAGAACTAAAGAAGAGCTTCTTGAAGTTAATGGCATTGGCAA GGCAAAAATAAGCAAATATGGAGATAGAATACTAGAAACTATTGAGACAACCCTCAATGAATACTACAATTACAATGTAAACGAACATATCATCTATTATAGTGATGACGAAAGCACCAATTATCCAATAAGAACGTCTGATGTAAATAGTAGATCATTTGAAAATCCAATGGATGTATTTGAGTTTGCTGTAAGTGATGATAGTTCAAAGAACTGGGTGTCCAAGGTAAAAAACACTACAACTGCTCATGATGCTGTTCATTATcttaatgatgatgacgatgatgatgatgatgatgatctggaTCTCAACGATGATCAGTAG
- the LOC139845213 gene encoding ATP-dependent DNA helicase Q-like 4A isoform X2, producing the protein MSTSSCDGVSSGSDKQMRNNWCQHAKSHDQLSRRDEILKSNFLFSLSPQKHCANETMAATARSLSRKVQNVTKAHDLQVETAWQALSNLRVSSRSYIKPGKRQPVANDCDSSSFEEVKRAAQQCSSDAFNKSELNCSKQNSNYINKDPGVNGIMTPRVSISKFPPFTPAASNNSSITACEGLGLPAELCVECSHGCKLGVCPEAASHLQIMKDMLISISNDLIDNVDEMNTDQIENLRQNRLQLNKQIKQLEQYLRSTLRDEEGCKSCFSAYTAIKDFEYGTPSLYSSKIDPVRLDDRFYMKNKTDGQNKWDTSSFSCSSVGNFVDLSTPMEREPYVRKYVEVNYIEGSDDKKWNSRDFPWTKKLETNNKKVFGNHSFRPNQREVINATMSGNDVFVLMPTGGGKSLTYQLPAYISQGVTLVISPLVSLIQDQIMHLLLANIPAAYLSANMEWNEQQEILRKLCSGQCSFKLLYVTPEKVAKSDALLRQLENLYARELLDRIVIDEAHCVSQWGHDFRPDYQSLGILKQKFPKIPVLALTATATASVKEDVVQALGLVDCTIFRQSFNRPNLRFSVIPKTKKCMEDIDKFIKDNHFDECGIIYCLSRKDCEKVAEKLQEFGHKAAFYHGSMDPDERAKVQKMWSKDEINIICATVAFGMGINKPDVRFVIHHSLPKSIEGYHQECGRAGRDGQHASCVLYYSYSDYIRVKHMLSHGSVEQSSFVPGRLLETNTANLLRMVSYCENDVDCRRYLQLVHFGEKFDPVRCSKTCDNCLSTHTLVDKDVTEIAKHLVELVKSAEQKFSASHILEVYRGSMSQTVKKYEHNSLSLHGAGKSLAKGEASRVLRHLVVEEILLEEIKRSDFYGSVSSILKVNEMKADDLLANRQTIVLRFPSAIKASTSYRNGTTPAKVSLTSSKKCPPQVDTPVQTQPEVDLNLYTKLYSALRMLRVQLVKEAGEGVMAYHIFGNATLEHISKRIPRTKEELLEVNGIGKAKISKYGDRILETIETTLNEYYNYNFAVSDDSSKNWVSKVKNTTTAHDAVHYLNDDDDDDDDDDLDLNDDQ; encoded by the exons ATGAG TACAAGTAGCTGTGATGGAGTTTCAAGTGGCAGTGACAAGCAAATGAGAAATAATTGGTGTCAACATGCCAAATCACATGATCAGCTTTCAAGGCGCGATGAAATATTAAAATCTAACTTTCTTTTTTCCTTGTCACCACAAAAACATTGTGCTAACGAAACAATGGCAGCAACTGCAAG ATCATTGTCTCGTAAAGTGCAGAACGTTACTAAGGCACACGACCTACAAGTTGAAACG GCTTGGCAAGCTCTTTCCAACCTTAGGGTGTCTTCTAGAAGTTATATAAAACCTGGTAAAAGGCAGCCTGTAGCAAATGATTGTGATTCAAGCTCCTTTGAAGAAGTTAAAAGAGCTGCTCAACAATGCTCCTCTGATGCATTTAACAAATCAGAacttaattgctcaaaacaaaattccaaTTATATAAATAAG GATCCTGGTGTGAATGGAATAATGACTCCACGTGTATCAATTTCAAAGTTTCCTCCCTTCACCCCTGCagcaagtaataatagtagtattacagCGTGTGAGGGGTTAGGTTTACCTGCAGAACTATGTGTCGAATGTAGCCATGGTTGTAAG TTAGGAGTTTGCCCGGAAGCTGCAAGCCATTTGCAAATCATGAAGGATATGCTCATTTCCATATCAAATGATCTCATTGACAATGTTGATGAAATGAACACTGATCAAATAGAAAATCTTCGTCAAAATAG GCTGCAGTTGAATAAGCAAATTAAACAGCTTGAACAATATCTTCGTTCTACTTTAAGAGATGAGGAAGGATGCAAATCATGCTTTTCTGCATATACAGCCATTAAAGATTTTGAGTATGGAACTCCTTCATTATATTCCTCCAAGATTGATCCTGTTAGACTTGATGATCGATTTTACATGAAAAACAAGACAGATGGCCAAAATAAATGGGACACATCATCATTTTCATGTTCCTCAGTGGGTAACTTTGTAGATCTTTCAACGCCTATGGAGAGGGAACCGTATGTTCGAAAGTACGTCGAAGTTAATTATATTGAAGGTTCAGATGACAAGAAGTGGAACAGCAGAGATTTTCCATGGACTAAAAAGCTGGAG ACTAATAACAAGAAAGTGTTTGGGAATCATTCTTTTCGTCCCAACCAAAGGGAGGTGATTAACGCTACAATGagtggaaatgatgtttttgtctTGATGCCAACTGGGGGTGGTAAGAGCCTCACATATCAG CTACCTGCCTATATTAGTCAAGGTGTGACATTAGTAATCTCACCCCTTGTTTCTCTTATTCAAGATCAAATAATGCATTTATTGCTG GCAAATATACCTGCTGCTTACCTAAGTGCGAATATGGAGTGGAATGAGCAACAAGAGATTCTTAGAAAACTTTGTTCAGGGCAATGTAGTTTCAAGCTGTTATACGTGACCCCAGAAAAAGTAGCAAA AAGTGATGCTTTGTTGCGTCAATTGGAAAACTTGTATGCGCGAGAGTTGCTAGATAGAATTGTCATTGATGAAGCACATTGTGTAAGCCAATGGGGACATGATTTCAGGCCAGATTATCAG AGTCTTGGTATACTTAAGCAGAAGTTTCCAAAAATTCCTGTGTTAGCATTAACTGCTACTGCCACAGCAAGTGTTAAAGAAGATGTTGTGCAGGCTCTTGGCCTTGTTGACTGTACTATTTTCCGCCAAAGTTTTAACCGCCCAAATTTAAG GTTTTCAGTTATCCCCAAGACAAAAAAATGTATGGAGGACATTGACAAGTTCATTAAAGATAATCACTTTGATGAATGTGGAATTATTTATTGTCTTTCAAGGAAGGATTGTGAAAAAGTTGCTGAAAAGCTTCAG GAATTTGGGCATAAAGCTGCATTTTACCATGGTAGTATGGACCCAGATGAACGTGCAAAGGTTCAAAAGATGTGGAGTAAAGATGAGATTAACATAATATGTGCCACTGTGGCATTTGGGATGG GCATTAATAAACCGGATGTTCGTTTTGTCATTCATCATTCTCTTCCTAAATCCATTGAGGGGTACCACCAG GAATGTGGCCGTGCGGGTAGAGACGGGCAACATGCTTCTTGTGTGTTGTATTATAGTTATAGTGATTAT ATTCGGGTCAAACATATGCTTAGTCATGGATCCGTGGAGCAAAGCTCTTTTGTACCTGGAAGGTTACTGGAAACTAATACTGCAAACCTTTTGCGCATG GTCAGTTACTGTGAGAATGATGTTGACTGTCGGCGTTATCTACAACTGGTTCATTTTGGAGAGAAGTTTGATCCTGTCAGATGCAGTAAAACATGTGACAATTGTTTAAGTACACATACCCTTGTAGATAAGGATGTTACCGAGATAGCAAAGCATTTG GTTGAATTAGTGAAATCAGCCGAACAGAAATTCTCAGCGTCTCATATCTTGGAAGTCTACAGGGGTTCAATGAGCCAAACT GTGAAGAAATATGAACACAATAGCTTAAGTTTGCATGGAGCTGGAAAAAGTTTAGCCAAGGGAGAAGCATCACGTGTACTACGCCATCTTGTTGTCGAGGAGATCCTCCTAGAAGAAATCAAGAGAAGTGATTTCTATGGATCTGTATCATCTATACTGAAG GTAAATGAAATGAAGGCCGACGATTTACTTGCAAATCGGCAGACAATTGTTTTAAG GTTTCCTTCTGCCATTAAAGCATCTACATCTTATAGAAATGGTACTACCCCAGCTAAGGTATCGTTAACATCATCAAAGAAATGTCCTCCCCAAGTCGATACTCCCGTGCAAACTCAACCGGAAGTTGACTTG AATCTGTATACCAAATTATACTCAGCTTTGCGGATGCTTAGGGTACAACTTGTTAAGGAAGCAGGTGAAGGGGTCATGGCATACCACATCTTTGG GAATGCCACACTGGAACATATCAGCAAAAGGATCCCCAGAACTAAAGAAGAGCTTCTTGAAGTTAATGGCATTGGCAA GGCAAAAATAAGCAAATATGGAGATAGAATACTAGAAACTATTGAGACAACCCTCAATGAATACTACAATTACAAT TTTGCTGTAAGTGATGATAGTTCAAAGAACTGGGTGTCCAAGGTAAAAAACACTACAACTGCTCATGATGCTGTTCATTATcttaatgatgatgacgatgatgatgatgatgatgatctggaTCTCAACGATGATCAGTAG
- the LOC139845213 gene encoding ATP-dependent DNA helicase Q-like 4A isoform X3, whose product MSTSSCDGVSSGSDKQMRNNWCQHAKSHDQLSRRDEILKSNFLFSLSPQKHCANETMAATARSLSRKVQNVTKAHDLQVETAWQALSNLRVSSRSYIKPGKRQPVANDCDSSSFEEVKRAAQQCSSDAFNKSELNCSKQNSNYINKDPGVNGIMTPRVSISKFPPFTPAASNNSSITACEGLGLPAELCVECSHGCKLGVCPEAASHLQIMKDMLISISNDLIDNVDEMNTDQIENLRQNRLQLNKQIKQLEQYLRSTLRDEEGCKSCFSAYTAIKDFEYGTPSLYSSKIDPVRLDDRFYMKNKTDGQNKWDTSSFSCSSVGNFVDLSTPMEREPYVRKYVEVNYIEGSDDKKWNSRDFPWTKKLETNNKKVFGNHSFRPNQREVINATMSGNDVFVLMPTGGGKSLTYQLPAYISQGVTLVISPLVSLIQDQIMHLLLANIPAAYLSANMEWNEQQEILRKLCSGQCSFKLLYVTPEKVAKSDALLRQLENLYARELLDRIVIDEAHCVSQWGHDFRPDYQSLGILKQKFPKIPVLALTATATASVKEDVVQALGLVDCTIFRQSFNRPNLRFSVIPKTKKCMEDIDKFIKDNHFDECGIIYCLSRKDCEKVAEKLQEFGHKAAFYHGSMDPDERAKVQKMWSKDEINIICATVAFGMGINKPDVRFVIHHSLPKSIEGYHQECGRAGRDGQHASCVLYYSYSDYIRVKHMLSHGSVEQSSFVPGRLLETNTANLLRMVSYCENDVDCRRYLQLVHFGEKFDPVRCSKTCDNCLSTHTLVDKDVTEIAKHLVELVKSAEQKFSASHILEVYRGSMSQTVKKYEHNSLSLHGAGKSLAKGEASRVLRHLVVEEILLEEIKRSDFYGSVSSILKVNEMKADDLLANRQTIVLRFPSAIKASTSYRNGTTPAKVSLTSSKKCPPQVDTPVQTQPEVDLNLYTKLYSALRMLRVQLVKEAGEGVMAYHIFGNATLEHISKRIPRTKEELLEVNGIGNLL is encoded by the exons ATGAG TACAAGTAGCTGTGATGGAGTTTCAAGTGGCAGTGACAAGCAAATGAGAAATAATTGGTGTCAACATGCCAAATCACATGATCAGCTTTCAAGGCGCGATGAAATATTAAAATCTAACTTTCTTTTTTCCTTGTCACCACAAAAACATTGTGCTAACGAAACAATGGCAGCAACTGCAAG ATCATTGTCTCGTAAAGTGCAGAACGTTACTAAGGCACACGACCTACAAGTTGAAACG GCTTGGCAAGCTCTTTCCAACCTTAGGGTGTCTTCTAGAAGTTATATAAAACCTGGTAAAAGGCAGCCTGTAGCAAATGATTGTGATTCAAGCTCCTTTGAAGAAGTTAAAAGAGCTGCTCAACAATGCTCCTCTGATGCATTTAACAAATCAGAacttaattgctcaaaacaaaattccaaTTATATAAATAAG GATCCTGGTGTGAATGGAATAATGACTCCACGTGTATCAATTTCAAAGTTTCCTCCCTTCACCCCTGCagcaagtaataatagtagtattacagCGTGTGAGGGGTTAGGTTTACCTGCAGAACTATGTGTCGAATGTAGCCATGGTTGTAAG TTAGGAGTTTGCCCGGAAGCTGCAAGCCATTTGCAAATCATGAAGGATATGCTCATTTCCATATCAAATGATCTCATTGACAATGTTGATGAAATGAACACTGATCAAATAGAAAATCTTCGTCAAAATAG GCTGCAGTTGAATAAGCAAATTAAACAGCTTGAACAATATCTTCGTTCTACTTTAAGAGATGAGGAAGGATGCAAATCATGCTTTTCTGCATATACAGCCATTAAAGATTTTGAGTATGGAACTCCTTCATTATATTCCTCCAAGATTGATCCTGTTAGACTTGATGATCGATTTTACATGAAAAACAAGACAGATGGCCAAAATAAATGGGACACATCATCATTTTCATGTTCCTCAGTGGGTAACTTTGTAGATCTTTCAACGCCTATGGAGAGGGAACCGTATGTTCGAAAGTACGTCGAAGTTAATTATATTGAAGGTTCAGATGACAAGAAGTGGAACAGCAGAGATTTTCCATGGACTAAAAAGCTGGAG ACTAATAACAAGAAAGTGTTTGGGAATCATTCTTTTCGTCCCAACCAAAGGGAGGTGATTAACGCTACAATGagtggaaatgatgtttttgtctTGATGCCAACTGGGGGTGGTAAGAGCCTCACATATCAG CTACCTGCCTATATTAGTCAAGGTGTGACATTAGTAATCTCACCCCTTGTTTCTCTTATTCAAGATCAAATAATGCATTTATTGCTG GCAAATATACCTGCTGCTTACCTAAGTGCGAATATGGAGTGGAATGAGCAACAAGAGATTCTTAGAAAACTTTGTTCAGGGCAATGTAGTTTCAAGCTGTTATACGTGACCCCAGAAAAAGTAGCAAA AAGTGATGCTTTGTTGCGTCAATTGGAAAACTTGTATGCGCGAGAGTTGCTAGATAGAATTGTCATTGATGAAGCACATTGTGTAAGCCAATGGGGACATGATTTCAGGCCAGATTATCAG AGTCTTGGTATACTTAAGCAGAAGTTTCCAAAAATTCCTGTGTTAGCATTAACTGCTACTGCCACAGCAAGTGTTAAAGAAGATGTTGTGCAGGCTCTTGGCCTTGTTGACTGTACTATTTTCCGCCAAAGTTTTAACCGCCCAAATTTAAG GTTTTCAGTTATCCCCAAGACAAAAAAATGTATGGAGGACATTGACAAGTTCATTAAAGATAATCACTTTGATGAATGTGGAATTATTTATTGTCTTTCAAGGAAGGATTGTGAAAAAGTTGCTGAAAAGCTTCAG GAATTTGGGCATAAAGCTGCATTTTACCATGGTAGTATGGACCCAGATGAACGTGCAAAGGTTCAAAAGATGTGGAGTAAAGATGAGATTAACATAATATGTGCCACTGTGGCATTTGGGATGG GCATTAATAAACCGGATGTTCGTTTTGTCATTCATCATTCTCTTCCTAAATCCATTGAGGGGTACCACCAG GAATGTGGCCGTGCGGGTAGAGACGGGCAACATGCTTCTTGTGTGTTGTATTATAGTTATAGTGATTAT ATTCGGGTCAAACATATGCTTAGTCATGGATCCGTGGAGCAAAGCTCTTTTGTACCTGGAAGGTTACTGGAAACTAATACTGCAAACCTTTTGCGCATG GTCAGTTACTGTGAGAATGATGTTGACTGTCGGCGTTATCTACAACTGGTTCATTTTGGAGAGAAGTTTGATCCTGTCAGATGCAGTAAAACATGTGACAATTGTTTAAGTACACATACCCTTGTAGATAAGGATGTTACCGAGATAGCAAAGCATTTG GTTGAATTAGTGAAATCAGCCGAACAGAAATTCTCAGCGTCTCATATCTTGGAAGTCTACAGGGGTTCAATGAGCCAAACT GTGAAGAAATATGAACACAATAGCTTAAGTTTGCATGGAGCTGGAAAAAGTTTAGCCAAGGGAGAAGCATCACGTGTACTACGCCATCTTGTTGTCGAGGAGATCCTCCTAGAAGAAATCAAGAGAAGTGATTTCTATGGATCTGTATCATCTATACTGAAG GTAAATGAAATGAAGGCCGACGATTTACTTGCAAATCGGCAGACAATTGTTTTAAG GTTTCCTTCTGCCATTAAAGCATCTACATCTTATAGAAATGGTACTACCCCAGCTAAGGTATCGTTAACATCATCAAAGAAATGTCCTCCCCAAGTCGATACTCCCGTGCAAACTCAACCGGAAGTTGACTTG AATCTGTATACCAAATTATACTCAGCTTTGCGGATGCTTAGGGTACAACTTGTTAAGGAAGCAGGTGAAGGGGTCATGGCATACCACATCTTTGG GAATGCCACACTGGAACATATCAGCAAAAGGATCCCCAGAACTAAAGAAGAGCTTCTTGAAGTTAATGGCATTGGCAA TTTGCTGTAA